A DNA window from Zingiber officinale cultivar Zhangliang chromosome 3A, Zo_v1.1, whole genome shotgun sequence contains the following coding sequences:
- the LOC122051112 gene encoding quinone oxidoreductase PIG3-like encodes MKAVVITNPGGPEVLQVQEVEEPAVGDNEVLIQVEASALNRADTIQRKGLYPPPKGASPYPGLECSGKIIAVGKSVTRWKVGDQVCALLSGGGYAEKVVVPDGQLLPIPEGVSVRDAASFPEVACTVWSTIFMMSRLSSGETLLIHGGSSGIGTFAIQIAKHLGIRVFVTAGTEEKLAACKNLGADVCINYKSEDFVARVMEETGGNGVDVILDNVGGPYLQKNLESLAIDGRLFIIGFMGGVVTQVNLSCLLAKRLTIQAAGLRNRSLENKAKIVAEVEKHVWPAIAAGKVKPIVHETFPLSEAADAHRMMESSAHIGKILLIP; translated from the exons ATGAAGGCGGTGGTGATCACGAACCCCGGCGGCCCCGAGGTTCTTCAGGTTCAGGAGGTGGAAGAGCCGGCGGTTGGTGACAACGAGGTCCTCATCCAGGTGGAAGCCTCCGCCCTCAACCGCGCCGATACAATCCAGAGGAAGGGCTTGTACCCGCCGCCCAAGGGCGCAAGCCCTTACCCAGGCCTCGAATGCTCTGGTAAGATCATCGCAGTAGGAAAATCCGTTACGCGCTGGAAGGTTGGTGATCAG GTATGTGCCCTTCTAAGTGGAGGAGGATATGCAGAGAAGGTAGTGGTACCGGATGGGCAGCTACTTCCCATCCCAGAAGGAGTGTCTGTGCGAGATGCTGCTAGTTTTCCGGAAGTTGCATGCACTGTTTGGTCAACTATATTCATGATGAGCCGATTGTCATCAGGGGAGACCTTATTA ATTCATGGCGGATCTAGTGGAATTGGTACATTTGCTATTCAGATTGCTAAACACCTTGGAATTAGAGTATTTGTCACGGCAG GCACTGAAGAAAAATTGGCTGCTTGCAAAAATCTTGGTGCTGATGTTTGCATCAATTACAAATCAGAAGATTTTGTTGCAAGGGTGATGGAAGAAACTGGAGGAAACG GTGTAGACGTTATATTGGATAATGTTGGTGGTCCGTACTTGCAGAAAAATCTTGAGAGCTTGGCCATTGATGGTAGACTTTTTATCATTGGTTTCATGGGAGGAGTAGTGACACAAGTAAATCTGTCTTGTCTATTGGCAAAGCGCCTTACCATTCAAG CTGCTGGTCTACGAAATAGAAGCCTCGAAAATAAAGCCAAGATAGTCGCTGAGGTTGAGAAGCACGTCTGGCCAGCCATTGCAGCAGGCAAGGTGAAGCCTATTGTACACGAGACCTTTCCACTCTCTGAAGCTGCTGATGCTCACAGGATGATGGAGAGCAGTGCTCATATTGGCAAGATACTTCTAATTCCATGA